One stretch of Vicinamibacteria bacterium DNA includes these proteins:
- a CDS encoding RHS repeat-associated core domain-containing protein: protein MNDRDRFRNSDPSHDPAGAGVGGSSNLDLSNIVPKGQGTGGKIVVYWTGAPMDPTADDPSARPDCDDCNQSAGQPIEVTTGNVYFDQVDAIVPGFGPGLRFARSYNSINASTGGIFGPGWTYSYEKALRFPSSTKLKLSEGSGVPRFYQDQTGSGTFVGTNPTTQEDWFVLTSGSYIRHFRRGGQEAYDANGRLNKITSVTGAVLLLGYDTSNRLISIGNAPDSNSPITRSLTLTYAGNQAQSLIGPDGSTAIATYSYNGAFLQQVTYGDGSGSSYTYDQTTGGLATVADLTGTVLETHTYDRATGKGLTSEISNGQKRYTFSYSANQTTVTDAIGNVTTYQWGSFGGVNHTTSITGAYSFGGGSQSWSYDTQGNVTTYTDANGKITQSTYDPVTNDLLTVTDPLLNVTRYTYWPDGRVHTITAADNGVITYLYDQTGGPSSITDPLNRPPTVFSYYSNGKLHTIQDSRGKTTTMTYYPTGDLQSVMDPLQHTTTFGYDAMGRRTTVTDAMTPSNTTTTTYWPQGQVKQIKYPDQTHTDYTYDLGGRLKTVSDPLQHVTTIGYDAYGRRQTVTDPNSPAGVTTYAYDNMSNLTTITDARGKGTTFGYSDGFNRLNSITYPGQAAIETLTYDAVGRLKTRTDRKGVTTTYTYYPTGWLQQKSYSDATPSVSYTYDPVGRMATATNSTDSLTWSYDLAGQRLSEASSLNSSTVGYLFDNDGNRTTLELNGTPYLTYGYDDASRLTTITVGSNNFTFGYDNDNRRTSLLYPNQLTTLYSYDTLSRLTLVHTTNSVSDLTSAGYAYDNAGNRTSKSIPSYSETYGYDALNRLTQVNRGTPMTEQYTYDAVGNRATSLNTTGNWVYDDRNELKSNSNDAFTYDPNGNLIQKVEGSDTWTYQWDAENQLQSVSKNASAVASYAYDPIGRRVRYVTGTNTIAYGYDGQNILTKAGSWFVQGPGIDEPLAIEGTPQGAFYYHSDGLGSVVLTTDPNAVAAGSYQYDAFGNIQVGATIGGYAFTGREWESETGLFYYRARYYDPKVGRFISEDPIQAGSYGYAGNNPVVFGDPSGLYLELTGAGWQKSLGFLQQLVGPEAAGLLRTRAIGDDRHQVYCGGDLSAGGPLGGLLSAIIRSNKLLEITLADPSTMISTLSGSMSVASLGGAGTVGAEESLVGITQIFISEDAGAITSALMTSVLYRSASSDSNPLTYTTAGVLAHELGHAFLNMLGAPTNSAENNAGALYWDRMWQASAGNSNYRVRH from the coding sequence ATGAATGATCGGGATCGCTTCCGCAACTCGGACCCCTCGCATGATCCGGCGGGGGCCGGGGTGGGCGGAAGCTCCAACCTCGACCTCAGCAATATCGTGCCCAAGGGTCAGGGGACGGGCGGAAAGATCGTGGTCTATTGGACGGGAGCTCCAATGGACCCGACAGCGGACGATCCGTCTGCCCGGCCCGATTGCGATGACTGCAACCAGAGCGCAGGTCAGCCGATCGAGGTCACCACGGGCAACGTCTACTTTGACCAGGTCGACGCAATTGTCCCCGGTTTTGGCCCGGGGCTCCGCTTTGCGCGAAGCTACAACAGTATCAATGCTTCCACCGGCGGCATCTTCGGCCCTGGCTGGACCTACTCGTACGAGAAGGCGTTGCGATTCCCATCCTCAACCAAACTAAAGCTTAGTGAGGGCAGCGGCGTGCCGCGCTTCTACCAAGACCAGACGGGCAGCGGGACTTTTGTCGGCACCAATCCCACGACGCAAGAAGACTGGTTTGTGCTCACGTCGGGTTCCTACATTCGGCATTTTCGCCGGGGAGGTCAAGAAGCCTACGACGCCAATGGCCGCTTGAACAAGATCACCTCGGTCACTGGCGCCGTCCTCCTCTTGGGGTATGACACGTCGAACAGGCTGATCAGTATCGGAAACGCACCTGACAGTAACTCTCCGATCACTCGGTCCCTCACCCTAACGTACGCCGGCAATCAAGCCCAGAGCCTGATCGGGCCGGACGGAAGCACTGCGATAGCCACGTACTCCTACAACGGAGCGTTCCTTCAGCAGGTGACATATGGGGACGGGAGCGGATCCTCGTACACCTACGATCAGACAACGGGCGGGTTAGCGACAGTTGCGGACCTAACTGGGACCGTCCTTGAGACCCATACCTATGATCGAGCGACTGGGAAGGGCCTGACATCTGAGATCTCCAATGGCCAGAAGAGATACACGTTCTCGTACAGCGCCAACCAGACCACAGTGACGGACGCGATTGGAAACGTGACAACCTACCAATGGGGGAGTTTCGGAGGAGTCAACCACACGACGAGCATTACGGGCGCCTATTCATTCGGGGGCGGCTCGCAGAGCTGGAGCTACGACACCCAAGGGAACGTAACGACGTACACGGACGCGAATGGAAAAATCACTCAATCCACCTACGATCCCGTCACGAACGACTTGCTGACCGTGACCGATCCGTTGCTGAATGTAACGCGCTACACGTACTGGCCCGACGGTCGGGTACACACCATCACTGCCGCAGACAATGGCGTAATCACCTACCTGTATGACCAAACAGGAGGCCCAAGCTCGATCACCGATCCCTTGAATCGTCCCCCGACAGTCTTTTCCTACTACTCGAACGGGAAGCTGCACACCATCCAGGACTCGCGCGGCAAGACGACCACCATGACCTATTACCCAACCGGCGACCTCCAGAGCGTGATGGACCCCTTGCAGCACACGACCACCTTTGGTTACGACGCGATGGGCCGGCGAACAACGGTCACGGATGCGATGACGCCAAGCAACACGACCACTACAACCTACTGGCCCCAGGGCCAAGTCAAGCAGATCAAGTATCCGGATCAAACCCACACTGACTACACCTATGACCTGGGTGGTCGTCTGAAGACCGTCAGTGACCCCCTCCAACACGTAACGACGATTGGCTACGATGCATACGGGCGCCGCCAAACGGTTACCGACCCCAACAGCCCCGCCGGCGTTACGACGTACGCTTATGACAACATGTCAAACCTAACGACAATCACCGATGCACGAGGCAAGGGCACGACCTTCGGATACAGCGATGGTTTCAACCGACTCAACTCCATCACGTATCCTGGACAAGCAGCGATCGAGACGCTTACGTACGATGCCGTAGGGAGGCTCAAGACGCGAACGGATCGAAAGGGTGTGACCACGACGTACACCTACTATCCCACGGGATGGCTTCAACAGAAGTCTTACTCGGACGCGACGCCCTCAGTCAGTTACACGTATGACCCTGTTGGGAGGATGGCGACGGCGACAAACAGCACCGACTCTCTGACGTGGAGCTACGATCTCGCCGGGCAGCGTCTGTCTGAGGCGAGTTCGCTAAACAGCTCGACAGTCGGCTACCTATTCGACAATGACGGCAACCGGACGACACTTGAGTTGAACGGGACGCCCTACCTGACTTATGGGTATGACGACGCCTCGCGACTAACCACGATCACGGTGGGCTCGAACAACTTCACGTTCGGGTACGACAACGACAACCGCCGCACTTCGCTCCTCTACCCGAACCAGTTGACTACGCTCTACTCCTACGACACCCTCTCGCGCCTCACGCTGGTCCACACAACCAACTCGGTGTCGGATCTTACTTCCGCTGGCTACGCTTATGACAACGCTGGGAACAGGACTAGCAAGAGCATCCCGAGTTATTCGGAAACCTATGGCTATGACGCCCTCAACCGCCTCACTCAAGTCAACCGTGGGACGCCCATGACGGAGCAGTATACCTATGACGCAGTGGGGAATCGCGCGACGTCGCTAAACACCACTGGCAATTGGGTGTACGACGATCGGAACGAGTTGAAGTCCAACAGCAACGACGCGTTTACCTACGATCCCAACGGCAATCTCATCCAGAAGGTGGAAGGGTCCGACACCTGGACCTATCAGTGGGATGCGGAGAACCAGCTCCAGTCTGTGTCGAAGAATGCTTCGGCTGTGGCGAGCTACGCCTACGACCCGATAGGAAGACGGGTGAGGTACGTTACCGGAACGAACACGATCGCCTACGGGTATGATGGGCAGAACATTCTGACGAAGGCCGGTAGTTGGTTCGTCCAAGGACCTGGGATCGACGAACCACTCGCCATCGAAGGCACACCACAGGGCGCCTTCTACTACCATTCCGACGGTCTCGGCAGTGTGGTTCTGACTACGGACCCGAACGCAGTGGCGGCCGGGAGCTACCAGTACGACGCCTTCGGCAATATTCAGGTGGGCGCGACCATTGGAGGCTATGCCTTTACAGGACGGGAGTGGGAGTCTGAGACGGGCCTCTTCTACTACAGAGCCAGATACTACGACCCGAAGGTGGGAAGATTCATCTCCGAAGACCCGATCCAGGCTGGGAGCTACGGCTACGCTGGTAACAACCCTGTTGTCTTCGGCGACCCCAGCGGCCTGTATCTGGAACTGACGGGCGCTGGCTGGCAGAAGTCGCTTGGGTTTCTGCAACAACTCGTTGGTCCTGAGGCTGCCGGTCTCCTCCGGACGCGAGCTATTGGCGATGATCGACACCAGGTCTACTGCGGGGGTGATCTTTCGGCTGGCGGGCCGCTTGGTGGTCTGCTGTCCGCCATTATCAGGAGCAACAAGCTGCTGGAGATCACACTGGCCGACCCGTCCACAATGATCAGCACCCTCAGCGGGAGCATGTCAGTCGCGTCGCTTGGTGGGGCCGGAACCGTGGGAGCAGAGGAGAGCCTGGTAGGAATCACGCAGATCTTCATCTCGGAAGACGCGGGCGCGATCACATCCGCGCTGATGACCAGTGTTCTCTATCGCTCGGCCAGCAGCGACAGCAATCCTCTGACGTACACGACAGCTGGTGTCCTGGCCCACGAACTTGGTCACGCCTTCCTGAACATGCTCGGTGCACCGACGAACTCCGCCGAGAACAACGCCGGAGCGCTATACTGGGACCGGATGTGGCAGGCCTCGGCCGGCAACTCGAACTACCGCGTTCGGCACTGA
- a CDS encoding tyrosine-type recombinase/integrase, with protein sequence MMEPGAFATDAEWERHERFLTTLRERGRRDRTADAYDSDWRALARWYVGSTGQSFDVANLTPMDGADYQNFLIRSAKPATAARRLLFLRTYVTEAFRRKEVSRDLHEHIQKLRAPKPQPAAPRSLTAQEARAALRKVEREGSLRDKAILFAFLLTGVRVGELSGLEVRDLELTERRGAFHIRPEIAKGGREREVPLPKTARDYLREYLAEREDTDAALFVGQRGRMTPAGIRDVVVHFAGVPPHRLRHTYAYEFLRDNNNDLVALADILGHASLNTTRGYTRRRKEDLEEAAERVHYARDPKRGPSR encoded by the coding sequence ATGATGGAGCCGGGTGCTTTCGCTACCGATGCCGAATGGGAGCGGCATGAACGTTTCCTGACGACATTGCGCGAACGCGGACGCCGCGACCGCACCGCGGATGCCTATGACTCCGACTGGCGCGCCCTTGCGCGCTGGTACGTGGGTTCGACAGGCCAGAGTTTCGACGTCGCGAATCTCACACCCATGGACGGAGCCGACTACCAGAACTTTCTGATCCGGAGCGCCAAACCCGCCACGGCTGCTCGGAGACTTCTGTTTCTGCGGACCTACGTCACCGAGGCCTTTCGCCGCAAGGAGGTCTCCCGAGACCTCCACGAGCACATCCAGAAGCTGCGGGCACCCAAGCCTCAGCCGGCTGCGCCCCGCAGCCTGACTGCCCAAGAGGCGAGGGCCGCCTTGCGCAAGGTCGAACGAGAGGGCAGCCTCCGGGACAAGGCAATCCTCTTCGCGTTCCTCCTTACCGGCGTCCGGGTCGGGGAGCTATCCGGCCTCGAGGTTCGTGACCTAGAGCTGACGGAGCGGCGGGGGGCGTTCCACATACGGCCGGAGATTGCGAAGGGCGGTCGGGAGCGCGAAGTGCCGCTCCCCAAGACGGCCCGCGACTACCTCAGGGAGTATCTGGCAGAACGAGAGGATACTGACGCCGCCCTGTTTGTGGGCCAGCGCGGGCGGATGACCCCGGCTGGGATCCGCGACGTGGTCGTTCACTTTGCCGGCGTACCTCCCCACCGGCTGCGGCATACCTATGCCTACGAGTTCCTTCGCGACAACAACAACGACCTCGTCGCCCTCGCCGACATCCTCGGGCACGCCTCCCTCAACACCACCCGCGGATACACACGCCGCCGGAAGGAGGACCTCGAGGAGGCCGCCGAGCGCGTCCACTATGCTCGGGACCCGAAGCGCGGGCCGTCGCGCTAA
- a CDS encoding ATP-dependent Clp protease proteolytic subunit, giving the protein MAFSISDLFWAFFVFSAVQPWLKQRALEASRQRLMASIEKRRGSRVILLVHRQETMRLLGFPLMRYIDLHDWEEVVRAISLTDPQVPVDLVLHTPGGLVLASLQIARAIKSHPGKVTVFVPHYAMSGGTLIALSAREIVMSEHAVLGPVDPQLGKYPAASLLKVVAEKPIADIDDETLILADQARKAVVQVRDSVKELLGDTSPPEKAEELAGLLSEGRWTHDHPITFTEARELGLRVTSDMPKDILELMRLFSQPVRRQETVQYLPGPRHLEPPSKAGPTGRAIT; this is encoded by the coding sequence ATGGCTTTCAGCATCTCCGACCTTTTCTGGGCTTTCTTCGTCTTCTCCGCGGTACAGCCGTGGCTCAAACAACGCGCCCTCGAGGCCTCTCGGCAGCGGCTTATGGCGAGTATCGAGAAGCGGCGGGGCTCGCGCGTGATCCTCCTGGTTCATCGCCAGGAGACCATGCGGCTCCTCGGGTTCCCCTTGATGCGTTACATCGATCTGCACGATTGGGAGGAGGTCGTCCGGGCGATCAGTCTCACCGACCCGCAGGTGCCGGTGGATCTCGTGCTGCACACGCCCGGGGGGCTGGTACTGGCTTCGCTGCAGATCGCACGAGCGATCAAGAGTCATCCGGGCAAGGTCACAGTCTTCGTGCCGCACTACGCGATGTCGGGAGGCACCCTGATCGCACTATCGGCCCGCGAGATCGTGATGAGCGAGCATGCGGTGCTCGGACCCGTGGATCCACAGCTCGGGAAATATCCAGCAGCCTCTCTCCTTAAGGTGGTCGCCGAAAAACCGATCGCGGACATCGACGACGAGACTCTAATCCTCGCTGATCAAGCCAGGAAGGCCGTCGTCCAGGTTCGGGACAGCGTCAAGGAGTTGCTAGGCGATACCTCCCCGCCGGAGAAGGCGGAAGAACTCGCCGGGCTGCTCTCCGAGGGTCGATGGACGCATGACCACCCCATAACATTCACGGAGGCCAGAGAGCTCGGGCTGCGGGTTACCTCCGACATGCCCAAGGACATACTTGAGCTCATGCGGCTTTTTTCGCAGCCAGTCAGACGCCAGGAAACGGTCCAGTACCTCCCCGGGCCACGCCATCTGGAGCCCCCCTCCAAGGCGGGCCCCACCGGCCGAGCAATAACCTGA
- a CDS encoding IS91 family transposase, whose product MGCPHGGGEGGDRKPGVGEILRDHAGSLSLGRQQARVVRHLVACRTGQLGAHLEECQQCGHARLAYHSCRDRHCPRCGSLEQALWAEAQEASLLPVPYYHAVLTVPPTLHPFFRRAPALALDLLFEAVAETLLAVARRRLQARIGFTALLHTWTQKLLYHPHVHCIVPGGGLSEDGTRWIACRPGFFVPYGVLRKVFRGKLLSKLEAAHDQNAFGIAPPLGRHLLERAACQRWVVYAKPPLAGPQQVVRYVSRYTRKIALSNSRILDYDGKEVAFRWRDRAHGNRQKILRLSGPEFARRFVLHVLPAHFVRIRHYGLLSNRVRETALAHCRELVPGGDVAPPVRRHIDKEDRAAACLRLFGKDPTRCPACGQVRMQRLYEWVPSHQLRPIAVAGARAP is encoded by the coding sequence GTGGGCTGCCCCCACGGGGGCGGGGAAGGCGGCGATCGTAAGCCAGGGGTTGGTGAGATCCTGCGCGATCACGCGGGGTCTCTGAGCCTTGGTCGCCAACAGGCACGTGTCGTCCGCCACCTCGTCGCCTGCCGGACCGGACAACTCGGTGCCCATCTCGAGGAGTGCCAACAGTGTGGCCACGCCCGCCTCGCCTATCACTCCTGCCGCGACCGCCACTGCCCTCGCTGTGGCAGCTTGGAGCAGGCCCTGTGGGCCGAGGCCCAGGAAGCCTCGCTGCTCCCGGTCCCTTACTACCACGCCGTCTTGACCGTCCCCCCGACCCTCCACCCCTTCTTCCGTCGGGCCCCCGCCCTCGCCCTGGACCTGCTCTTTGAGGCGGTCGCTGAGACGCTGCTCGCGGTTGCCCGCCGCCGGTTGCAGGCCAGGATCGGCTTCACGGCGCTGCTCCACACCTGGACTCAGAAGCTGCTCTATCACCCGCACGTCCACTGCATCGTCCCCGGTGGCGGCCTATCCGAGGATGGCACGCGATGGATCGCCTGCCGTCCGGGATTCTTCGTCCCCTACGGTGTGCTGCGCAAGGTCTTCCGGGGAAAACTGCTCAGCAAGCTCGAAGCGGCCCACGACCAAAACGCCTTTGGAATCGCTCCCCCCCTCGGGCGTCATCTCCTTGAACGCGCGGCCTGTCAGCGCTGGGTGGTCTACGCGAAGCCTCCGCTAGCCGGCCCCCAGCAGGTCGTCCGTTACGTGTCGCGTTACACGCGCAAGATCGCCCTCTCCAACTCCCGCATCCTCGACTACGACGGCAAGGAGGTCGCTTTCCGTTGGCGCGACCGCGCGCACGGCAACCGCCAGAAGATCCTGCGGCTGTCTGGACCAGAGTTCGCCCGCCGTTTCGTGCTCCATGTCCTGCCGGCACACTTCGTACGGATCCGTCACTACGGCCTGCTATCCAACCGCGTGCGCGAGACCGCACTCGCGCATTGCCGTGAGCTCGTTCCCGGCGGCGACGTCGCGCCACCCGTCCGGCGGCATATCGACAAGGAGGACCGTGCCGCCGCTTGTCTGCGCCTGTTCGGCAAGGATCCCACCCGGTGTCCAGCCTGCGGCCAAGTCCGGATGCAGCGACTCTACGAATGGGTCCCTTCACATCAGCTCCGACCCATCGCCGTGGCTGGGGCAAGGGCCCCGTGA
- a CDS encoding tyrosine-type recombinase/integrase, translating into MCDFARHAPLFELTLAARGHTPRTRELYLGALRRFDHYLGDVPLDQVVPERLVEYQRHLASRELSWSSFNLYTCALRFFYRDYLGHRDWDYTRIPFQKCGRTLPQVLAPEEVAALFEVSNTKYRAIFMTGYGCGLRLSEILALRATHIDSTRRVIRVEQGKGRRDRYVMLPERLLEQLRACWRTYRPKEFLFEGAVPGRQLTQTSVRLAFARARRKAGIRKRVSLRSLRHAFATHLLERGTNIRNIQALLGHRSLATTQIYTHLAKTYIHDTPSPLDGLGKDKKPDGE; encoded by the coding sequence ATGTGCGACTTTGCCCGCCACGCCCCGCTATTCGAACTGACCCTGGCTGCCCGTGGACACACCCCCAGGACTCGCGAGCTGTACCTCGGGGCCCTGCGCCGGTTCGACCACTACCTCGGTGACGTCCCGCTTGACCAGGTGGTGCCCGAACGTCTGGTGGAGTATCAGCGCCACCTCGCGTCGCGCGAGCTGAGCTGGTCCTCCTTCAACCTCTACACCTGCGCTTTGCGTTTCTTCTACCGCGACTACCTCGGTCACCGTGACTGGGACTACACCCGCATCCCCTTCCAGAAGTGTGGCCGCACGCTACCCCAGGTGCTCGCCCCAGAGGAGGTGGCCGCTCTCTTCGAGGTTTCTAACACCAAGTACCGTGCGATCTTCATGACCGGCTACGGGTGTGGCCTGCGCTTGTCGGAGATCCTCGCCCTCCGCGCGACCCATATCGACTCGACGCGCAGGGTGATCCGGGTCGAGCAGGGCAAGGGGCGGAGGGACCGCTACGTCATGCTTCCGGAGCGCTTGCTCGAGCAGCTACGCGCTTGCTGGCGCACTTACCGACCAAAGGAGTTCCTGTTCGAGGGAGCGGTCCCGGGTCGGCAGTTGACGCAAACGTCGGTGCGGTTGGCCTTCGCGCGCGCCAGGCGAAAGGCCGGGATCCGCAAGCGCGTGTCGTTGCGATCCCTACGGCACGCTTTCGCCACACACCTCCTCGAGCGCGGCACCAACATCCGCAACATTCAGGCCCTTCTCGGTCACCGCAGCCTCGCCACGACTCAGATCTACACCCACCTCGCCAAGACCTACATCCACGACACCCCCAGCCCGCTCGATGGGCTGGGCAAGGACAAGAAGCCCGACGGCGAGTAG
- a CDS encoding nuclear transport factor 2 family protein: protein MTRIEVSRRNLLEAGACALAGAVVSPVAAGARELSGLGTRKEEVIRRWYAAWEKKDWGPVDALLADNFTFTSAAGDDHISKSVFKTRCWETQIDFIKRFDLERVVGNGNEAFVKYLCHTKNSKSFRNVEYLRVTDDKVEAIECYFGEQSSFPSAVDGKK, encoded by the coding sequence ATGACAAGGATCGAAGTGTCGCGCCGGAATCTACTAGAAGCGGGGGCCTGCGCACTGGCTGGAGCGGTGGTTTCCCCGGTAGCAGCAGGCGCGCGTGAATTGAGCGGGCTGGGTACGAGGAAAGAAGAAGTCATCCGAAGGTGGTATGCGGCGTGGGAGAAGAAGGATTGGGGTCCCGTGGATGCCCTGCTGGCCGACAATTTTACTTTTACGAGCGCGGCCGGCGACGATCACATCAGTAAGAGCGTTTTCAAGACGCGCTGCTGGGAGACGCAGATCGACTTTATCAAGCGATTTGACCTGGAGCGGGTGGTCGGAAACGGCAATGAGGCGTTCGTGAAGTACCTTTGTCACACCAAGAACAGTAAGTCCTTCCGGAACGTGGAATACCTTCGAGTTACCGACGACAAGGTGGAGGCCATCGAGTGTTACTTCGGTGAGCAATCCAGTTTTCCGTCCGCAGTGGACGGGAAGAAGTGA
- a CDS encoding TetR/AcrR family transcriptional regulator encodes MATEPQHQSKTRLLEAALHAIRAKGYAATTVENICHAAGITKGSFFYHFKSKDELALAAASYWEATTEAFFAAAPYRKLVDPLDRLLGYVDFRAAMLNGDLPDYTCLLGTLVQETYATHPDIRAACAQGLSSHHAQLSRDIEAAKQRYAPKADWSAESVGYFILAVLQGSFILAKAKQGPEVVRESLEHLRRYLGALFSQPGSTNRAEK; translated from the coding sequence ATGGCCACGGAGCCCCAGCACCAATCGAAGACCAGGCTTCTCGAGGCGGCCCTCCATGCCATCCGGGCCAAGGGCTACGCGGCGACAACGGTCGAGAACATCTGCCACGCAGCCGGGATCACCAAGGGGAGCTTCTTCTATCACTTCAAGAGCAAGGACGAGCTGGCACTCGCCGCTGCCTCATATTGGGAAGCGACGACGGAGGCCTTTTTCGCCGCTGCACCGTACCGCAAACTCGTAGACCCGCTGGACCGCCTCCTCGGTTACGTGGACTTCCGAGCAGCGATGCTGAACGGGGACCTGCCCGACTACACGTGCCTGCTCGGCACTTTGGTTCAAGAAACCTACGCGACCCACCCGGACATTCGCGCAGCTTGTGCCCAGGGCCTGTCTTCCCACCACGCTCAGCTGAGCCGCGACATCGAAGCCGCCAAGCAACGCTACGCGCCCAAGGCGGATTGGAGCGCGGAAAGCGTTGGATATTTCATTCTGGCCGTGCTGCAGGGCTCATTCATCTTGGCCAAGGCCAAGCAGGGTCCCGAGGTCGTGCGGGAGAGCCTTGAGCACTTGCGCCGCTACCTGGGCGCTCTATTCAGTCAACCCGGTAGCACGAATCGAGCGGAGAAATGA